The DNA window ATGTCTCTGAAGCCTTCACGTTCATCACGGGCAAGCTCGAACTGCCTCTTCTCACCCTAATGATGAGCATCTACCACTGGGGGAAAACCGATCTGAGCAGTGATCACAAGTTCATCAATGAACGGCTGCTTGAAGTGGCTATCCCGCCGGAGCGCGCCGATGGGCGGACCCTCACCCTAGAAGATTGCTTAGAGGCCTACTTCAACAACCGCATCGAAGTGAAACGGTATCTTGAGGAGAATCGGGACAGCCTTCTCAGCTCAGCCGAATCGCCTGAATCTCTTTCGAAGGGCTCCTCTGCACACGTTGAGGAAGTGACGGGAACACTGACTCCGACTACCTCCAACACTCCGCAGCCTGTCGAGGTATCTCCACCGTCGGCGGCCACTGGAATTGATGCGACTGGCACGGCCACCCGGACTCTTCCTCGTCGCGACAGCATCGTTCGCGAAAGATTCATTCCTGACCACATCGATGAAAAGGCCGATGCTAAAAGCGATGGCTCACGGCCCCGGAAGGGCAGCTACCGCAAGGAGGTCATGATGCCTGCGTGGCAGTTCTTCAGCCTCATCCGTATGTCCTCTTCTGATATGGTCAGCGAACTAGTAACTTatatttttcttcttagCTTGGTACACCGATAACACGCCGACCAATGACGCTCAGGTCGCCGACCACTTCTCTTCACAGAGACCAATCCTCGGCATCTGCTTGAAGCGCTACTCCTACCTGCCAAATGGGCGAGCCATACGTCTGAATACCTTCATCGACATCCCCACCGAGATCGGACTTCCCTGTTTCATCACGGACGACAAGCTTGGCGATAAAGATGCCCATCTGTATGGCAACTTCAAGCTCTCCTTGCAGTCCATGGTCTGCCACCGAGGTAACTCGGTGGATTCCGGACACTACATTTCCATCGTCAGAGGCACAACAGCCGATTCCTATCCCCAGGGCGTGGAACCGGGGAGGTTCTGGATACGGTTTGATGATCTTGCCGCTGAACGAGTGACGCTGGTCGATATTGAGGAGGCCCTGAAGACGGAGTCCCCCTATCTACTCTTCTATCAGATCCTTCCCATTGGCGAAGATGCGTCGACCTCTTACTTCCAAAACAGACACCATGCACCATCTTCGCGGGCATCGGAGGACGCTATGGCGGATGAGAATCTGGGGGGTTTTTCTCCCAACTTGCTCGCCTTGTCTGACAATGACAACAAAAACACTGATGACCACCACGAAGAGCCGGTCTCTGGTCGACCCAGCCTCGAAGTGACGGCGCCAGACAGTCCCACTGCCCAGCTGTTGAACAATCCTGAACGACGACCTAGCGTGGTTTTCTCAGATCGCATCATCCCTCGCCAAGCACGCTCGGTGCCATCCAGCTCCCCTCGACTGGCGCCAaccaccgaagaagaaggaaccAGGTTCTCgttctctcgctctcgctctcgccgTGGATCCCGTTCGGCGACGAAGAGTCAGTCCGGAAGTCGTGCGGCCAGTCAGTCAGGCGAGAAGCGCCTCAGTTCCACGTTCTCTCGCTTCACCGGACGGCTTAGCAAAGACAAGATCAACAGCGATGGGTCCACTGCGGACAGCGAGGTCGATGAGTTGGCTCTGGACAGTGATGAGGGCACTCCGGGCGACGTGAAACCTGGACCGTCTGCCCATTCCGAGGGCAGAGCCCATTCCAAGGAATTTGACcgcttcaaggagaagaaggagaagggtaaggagaagaaactggagcGGGAGTGTCTGATGATGTGATGCTACGATGTTTGACGACTTACGACTGTATTCGTTGCATATCTTTATGATGGATGATACCCCCAATCTGTGAAGCGATTCAAAATGTGTATGATTCTGTTCCCCATATTGTTATCTCGAGATCTTTCATTATTGGTTTGTCTCTGTCCGTAAGGTTAAGTTACTAGTAGTTGTAGTGGCCGGCCTCAGGCAGCCAGGCCGCCTCCACTCCGCATTGCCCGCCCAGCCAGCTCCCTTCCGTGCTGCATCATCGCCTTCGGTCTGCCTGCTCTCACTgcctccatctccaatcCGGCATGCGATAGTCTCTGCACAGCTTGCGCACCATGGCGCTGGACGGATCCAGCAGTTACATTGCTCCCAACAACCTCAAGGAATCCTCGGACTCCCTGCCCATGTTCGATGTCCAGCGAGTGCAGCTCCAGTTCCAGGTCGCGGCCGACTTCGTCGCCGCCCAAGTCGCCAACAATGTGCTGGTGCTGGCCCTGTCCACGGGCCGGATTCTTCGCATCGATCTCGATAGCCCAGAAGACATTGATGGTGAGCTGTTCAGCAACCCTTCTTCCCCGCAGACGAGACTAACCTCGTGTCACACCGGCAACAGACATCGATCTCCCCAAGAAGTCCTCCGAAGTCGGCCTGATCCGGCGCATGTTTCTTGATCCCTCGGCTTCGCATCTCATTGTCAGCACCACCCTCGGGGAAAACTACTACCTTCATACCCAGTCCCGGCAGCCGAAGGCGTTATCCAAGTTGAAGGGTGTCTCTATTGAAAGCATTGCGTGGAATCCGTCATTACCAACTGCGTCGACTCGGGAGATTCTCTTGGGCACAACCGACGGCAACGTCTACGAAACCTACATCGAGCCGTCCTCGGAGTTCTATCGCCGTGAAGAGAAATACGTTGCATCTGTCTACAAGGTGCCGGATGCCTCGCCTGTGGTAGGAGTCTGCGCGGAACTAGTACCTTCAAAGCCCGATCACAGGAGGGTGTTTGTGGCCACTTATGCGAAGTTGGTTCACTTCCTCGGTCGGACAGCAACTGTGAGACATGGGCGAGAAGGCGGCGGCTCTATCTACACAGACCTTTTCCAGCGCGGGTCATCTTCGATCCATGAGGTCCAGAACCCGTCTGGCTCTGCGCCTGCTGTGCTGACGGTCTCCCCTTCTATTTCGGAGGGGCCTCAATCCGACGAAGAAAGTGAGAAGGAATTTGCATGGCTCAGCTCACAAGGGATCTATCATGG is part of the Penicillium psychrofluorescens genome assembly, chromosome: 4 genome and encodes:
- a CDS encoding uncharacterized protein (ID:PFLUO_006055-T1.cds;~source:funannotate); this translates as MSGIHRFLARRDRHGRHEKHGKGESSLHTLSKPVIQGFFTSDVIPEHGPEHKKKVKELERRIREIGIVGLKEENCSYALLSTQGDLDRAFLSLILLEDSIEGVIRPYSPNTKLLGAENREGVTCWLDSLLFAMFVRLDCFEAVLYKQFPEEPRNKLAVLIRYWVNMLRSGQLITTDITKYLQNTLAECGWDAAGELRQQDVSEAFTFITGKLELPLLTLMMSIYHWGKTDLSSDHKFINERLLEVAIPPERADGRTLTLEDCLEAYFNNRIEVKRYLEENRDSLLSSAESPESLSKGSSAHVEEVTGTLTPTTSNTPQPVEVSPPSAATGIDATGTATRTLPRRDSIVRERFIPDHIDEKADAKSDGSRPRKGSYRKEVMMPAWQFFSLIPWYTDNTPTNDAQVADHFSSQRPILGICLKRYSYLPNGRAIRLNTFIDIPTEIGLPCFITDDKLGDKDAHLYGNFKLSLQSMVCHRGNSVDSGHYISIVRGTTADSYPQGVEPGRFWIRFDDLAAERVTLVDIEEALKTESPYLLFYQILPIGEDASTSYFQNRHHAPSSRASEDAMADENLGGFSPNLLALSDNDNKNTDDHHEEPVSGRPSLEVTAPDSPTAQLLNNPERRPSVVFSDRIIPRQARSVPSSSPRLAPTTEEEGTRFSFSRSRSRRGSRSATKSQSGSRAASQSGEKRLSSTFSRFTGRLSKDKINSDGSTADSEVDELALDSDEGTPGDVKPGPSAHSEGRAHSKEFDRFKEKKEKGKEKKLERECLMM